GGATTGCGGCCGCCCTGCCCCTGGAGCCATCCCGATGAACGCGACCGACTTCCCCTCCGACTCCGCCGGCTTCCCCCAAGGCGGCGGCCAGCCCCTGTATCAGCGCCTGATCCCCCGCGCCACCAGCATGATCCGCCTGGATCACACGCATGTCCTGACCACCTTCCACCGCTACCGTGCCGGCATCCCGCCTTCGCGCAAGGCCGGCCTGGTCGGCGTGATCTGTACGGCGCTGGAAATCCACGCCACGCTGGAGGAAGAAATCTTCTATCCCGCGCTGCGCGCCGTTACGGATGACGAGGTGCTGCGCAAAAGCGTCCCCGAGCACATGGAAATGCGCCGCCTCATCGACGAGCTGCGCGCCATGGCGCCGACCGACCCGCGCTACGACGAAACCGTGATGGCGCTGATGCGCGACGTCATCCACCATGTGGCGGATGAGGAGACCGTGTTGCTGCCCGCGGCCGAGCGCCTGTTTTCCGAAACGCGCCTGCAGGAACTCGGCGGCGAGATGACGCGGCGTCGCCTGCGGCTGGCCGGGCCGCGCGCGCCGCAGATCGCCCGCGACATGGCGCGCGGCATGCCCGTGGCGACGTTCGCCATGGGCGCGCTGGCCGCGCTGGCTGTCGGCTGTGTGTTGCGTGCCGGGCGGCACTGAGCACCTATCCCGACACGCCCCCGCGATGCGATTTCCGGACGACCTGCTCCATGTCCATCTGGTCGAGCAGGAAGTGAACGGAAGATGGAATGGATGGATCGGTACTCCTGGAGCGAAAACCATAAAGCGCCGACATTCGCGTGATAAGGCGGAAATTCGGAGCATCCGCCTCAGGCGCGGCCGTACCTGTCGGCGACGCGTTCGATGTCGCGCTCGTCGCAGTGGTCGCCGAGCTGCGTTTCCAGGACTTCCAGGCAAGCGCTGCCTGCGTTCGCCAGCCGGTGCAAGGCACCCTCCGGGATGGAGACCGATCCCCCAGGCGCCAGCGTGAAAATACGGCCGTCCAGTGTCACCTGCGCCTGTCCGCGCAGCACCATCCAGTGTTCGCTGCGATGCCGGTGGCGCTGCAGCGAAAGGCTGTGCCCCGGCTCCACAAACAGACGCTTGACCCGGTAACCGGTACTCTCCGAGAGCACCTCGTAACGGCCCCAGGGACGCACGGCGCCGCCCTGTGTGTCCCCGGCGCGCTCCGCCACCGCCTCGCCCTGCGCGAACTGGCCCAGTTCCTGGGCCCGGCCGCGCTCGGCCACCAGGACCGCCTGAGCGGTCTCGACCACGACGATATCCTTGAGCCCCAGGCAAACAACCTGACGGGTATGAGCGTATACGAGGCTGTCCTCGACGTCCCGCAACGCCACCTCGCCCCGGCTTGCATTGCCGCGCCCATCGTGCCCGGCAACACGCCACAAGGCGTCCCAGGAACCCAGGTCCGACCATGCCGATCGCAAGGGAACGACGACGGGAAGGTGCGGCATCCGTGCCGGCAGGCGTTCCATCACGCCGTGGTCGATGGAACGGGTTGGACTGGCGCCGAAGGCCCGTGCGTCGAGCGCGTGGCGGACCGACTCCTTCGGCAAAGACGGCAACGCCGCCTCGCAGGCGGCCAGGATGGCGGGCTCATACTGCCCCACCAATGACAGCCACAGCGAAGCCCGCAGGATCAGGATACCGGTGTTCCAAAAGTGGCGACCATCTTCGACATAGCCCGCCGCCGTCGCCCGGTCCGGCTTCTCGCGGAATGCGCGCATGACGCGGGCGCCGTGTTCGTCCGCGGATTCGCCTATCTCGATATAGCCGTACCCGGTCTCCGGGTGACGCGGATCGACCCCCAGGGACACTGCCTTGCCCGCCGATGCCAGCCGGCATGACTGGGCGATGCTGGCCTGGAGCGCCGGTTCATCGTCGATGTGATGATCGGCGGGCGAGACGATCATAATGGGATCGCCGTACCGTCGAGCGGCCCACAGGGCCGCGGCCGTGAGTGCCGGCGCCGTATTGCGGCGTACCGGTTCGAGCAGCAGTTCCCACTGCCCGGGTGCCGCCTCGTCCAACTGCTCCGAAGTAAGCTGCGCATGCGCCGCACCGCATACCACGAGCATCGGCGTGTCGTGTCCCGGCAGCGAGGCACAGCGCCGAAGCCGCGCGACGGTACGTTGCAACAGGGACGGGCTGGCCAGCGCGCGCGCCAACTGCTTGGGTTCCTCGCCGTTCGAAAGCGGCCATAGCCGGCTGCCGATGCCGCCGGCCAACACCACCGCGACGCGCGTATCGGCGCCGACGGGCGGCATCCTGGCTTCCATCAACGCCCGCGCCATTGCTGCTCCCACGCCGGGCCGGCCGCATCCGCCAACGGAATGGCCGTGTCGACGCCGTGCCGGGTGCCCGCGTGCTCCCCACGCGCACGGGCCGCCTCGATAACGCGGGCCAGGCCGCGGACCACGGCGTCCATCGGCGTGCCGGGAGTAAAGATCGCCGCCACCCCGGCCTCGACCAGGGCCGCGCGATCCGCATCCGGCACCACACCGCCCAGGACCAACGGCACATGATCCATCGCGCGCTCGCGCAGGCACCGCGCCAGACGGGGCACAAGCTCCAGATGCGCGCCGGCCAGGCTGGACACGCCTACCGCCTCCACGCCCAGACGCGCGGCCTCGTCCGCGGCCGATTCCGGCGTGTCGAAGAGACCGCCCAAATGAACCCGAAAGCCCGCGTCGGCCAATGCCGCAGCAACCGCCTTCGCGCCGCGATCGTGACCGTCCTGTCCCAGCTTGACGATCAGCACGGAAGGTCCGCGCCCGTCGCGACGGCGCATGGCGTCGACCGTCTTGCACGCGGCGGACCATGCCGGGTCATCGGGCGGTCGGGCGCCGGAATACGCGCCCGCGGAAAACTCCGGGCGCGCCCGGTAACGCGGCCAGACACGCTCCAGGGCCGCCGTGCATTCGCCGACCGTGGCGCGGACTTCCAATGCCGAGATCGTGGCTTCCAGCAGGTTACCGTTTCCCCGTTCCGCGAGACCGGCCAGGCGATCCAGCGCCGCCTCCACCTTGCCGCCGTCGCGCCGCGCACGCAGCGCCGCCAGGCGCGCGGCCTGCTCGGCCCGGATCTGCCGGCCGTCGATGCGCCGCATCTCCACCGGCTGCGCATCGCCGCGCAGCCCCGATAACGCTTGCGCGGCGTCGTCCTGGAACGCATTGACGCCGACGATCCTGCGTTCGCCGGAATCGATCGCCGCCTGCGTCCGACTGGCGGCGATGTGGATGCGCCGGGTAAGCCACCCGGATTCCAATGCGGCGAGGACGCCGCCCGCGGCATCGATCTCCTCCATCAGCACCCGGACCGTCTGCACGGTGTCGGCAGTCAGCCGCTCCATCATGTAGGATCCCGCCCAAGGATCGACCACCCCGCACAGGCCCGCCTCGTGTTGCAGGATCAACTGCGTGTTGCGTGCCAGCCGCGCCGCGGCGTCGGAGGGCAACGCCCATGCTTCGTCGCAGGCATTGGTATGCAGGGACTGGGTACCGCCGAACACGGCGGCCATGGCCTCCAGGGTGGTACGCGCCGCATTGTTCAACGGATCGGCGGCGGTCAAGGACCAGCCCGACGTCTGGCAGTGCATCCGCATGGCTTGCGACCGGGGGGTACTGCCGCCGTGGGCCCGCACGATATCCGACCAGAGGATGCGGGCCGCGCGCAGCTTGGCGATTTCCCCGAAGAAATCCATGCCGACGCCGAAGAAAAAGCTCAGGTTCCTGCAAAAATCGTCCACCTTCATGCCCCGTTCCGCCAGCATGCGCAGATAGGCACGGGCGTTGGCCAGGGTCAACGCCAACTCCAAAGGACCGTCGGCGCCGGCTTCCTGGAAGTGGTAGCCGGAAATCGACATCGCATTGAAGCGCGGCATATGGCGCGCCACATACTCGACGACATCGCCGGCGATGCGCATCGATGGCCCGGGCGCGTGGATATAGGTGTTGCGCACCATGAACTCTTTCAGAATGTCGTTCTGGATGGTGCCCGCAAGCCGCTCTTGCGGAATGCCGCGCTCGCGCGCGGCCAGGATGAAACTGCCCAGCACGGGCAGAACCGCGCCGCTCATCGTCATCGATACCGATACGCGGTCCAGCGCGATACCGTCGAAGAGGCGTTCCATGTCCTCTACGCTGTCGATCGCGACGCCGGCCACGCCCACGTCCGCGGCCGCCATCGGGTGGTCGGAATCGTATCCCCGGTGGGTGGGCAGGTCGAAGGCAACGGACAGCGCCTGCGCGCCGCCGCTCAGTAGCGCGTGGAAGAAGGCATTCGATTCCCGCGCCCCGGCGAAGCCGGCGTACTGGCGTATCGTCCAGGGACGCTCCGTGTACATGGTTTCATAGGGCCCACGCACGAAAGGATAGGCGCCAGGCCGCGTATCCAGATGATCGATATCCCGCAGGTCCCGCGGCGTGTACAGGTCTTTGCGAGGCGGCATTGCCGTGGTGCCTGGATAGGGATTGGGCATGGAATGGTTCTTCGGAATCGGGAAAGTTCGCGCGGGCCGCCTAGTCGCTGTCCAGGGGCGCCGCGGGCCGCTTGCGCGTGAAGACCTCGGCTATCCATGCACCGTCGGTCGCTCGAAAGACGCCGCAGCGGTGCGCCAGCGCACCGTCCGGTTCGCGCGTCCACTCCAGGCAGCGCACCGCCACGTCTTCGCCCAGGTTCACATTGCCGTAGTAATGCACGTCGCGCGATGTGACCGCCAGCAAGGGGAAGGGCCGGAAAAACTGCCATTCCGCCCGGTCGACCAGGGCCGCGAACGTGGCGAAGTACAGAAAGCTGGCACCATTGAAATCGGTGTCAGGACAGGGCGAACACCGCCATTCCAGGGGGATGCCGGCGGGGCCGGCCGCCGCGGTGCGGGCGTCGCGATCGTCCCGCGCGATGCGCCGGCGCACGCGAGCCGCCTCCGCATAGTCTTGCGCCTCGTCCGGGCCGGGACTGTGAGCCCGCGGCCGCCACGATTCGACCGCCGTCAGCGCCGCGCGCGCCACCGACCGGTTATCGCCCCGCGCCTGCCGATAGACGAACGCCGACAGCATCTCCACGCGCGCCAGCCGGCCGCTCGGGCCGCGAGCGAGATGGCGGCTGAAGAACTGGGCATGACCCGCCGGCGCCAGGCCGCTATCGATGTGAAACGCATCATTGACCGCGATGCGATCCAGGGCGCCTTCCGATACGCGCACGCGGGTAAAGGCGGCATAGGCGCGCTTGCCGGAAGCGTCGCGGAAGTCCGGCAACGGCAGCCCATGGGCTTGCGCCAGACGTTCCCAATGCACGTCACCGCACTCCTTCAGCAACCAATTCTCGGACAGGCCGGAATATGCCAGTTGCGGCATGCCGGCGGTATAGCAGCGTGAAAGCGAGGTATCCATCGTCATGCTCGCGAAGCGCCTATGCGGCCATCGCCCCGGGAGATTGCCGGCCGTCGGCCTGGGCGTGCAGCCGGGACAGATGCCCGGCCAGGTATTCCGCATCGCGGGCGATGCCGGAAAAGCGCCCGGATCCCCAGGTGTGCAACCACGGCAGTCCCAGGAAATACAAGCCTTTCTGTCCCGTCACGCCGCGCGCATGCACCGGCTGGCCGCGGCCGTTGAAGACGGGCGCATCGACCCAGGCAAAGTCAGGGCGGAAGCCGATGCACCAGATGATGGATCCGATCCCCGCCGCATGCAGGTCCAGTTCGGTGCGTTCGCCCGCCGGCCGCCACACCGGTTCATAAACGGATGGCGGTGGCACCCCGGGAACGCCGCGCGCCGCGATGTGCTTATCGATGGAGGCATTGATGCCGTTGTAGACCTGGTCGGCCCGGTCGAGGTTGTCCGCCAGGGTCGGCGCGAATCGAACGACACCGGCATCCGCGTCCGTGAGCGGGCCATAGAGCTGCATGCCTTCCAGCGCGAACCTGCGCAGATCGATGTCGCGTCCGCCATCGCGGCCGGTCACGTAGTGATTGGTGTTGTCCCGCACGCCTTCCCGCAGGGGGTGCTTCTCCACCGGCATGTCGTAGTACCGCATGTCCGCCAGCCAATCGACCACGTCGCGTCCGCGATAGAAGCGCGCGCAGCGGGGCGCGTCGCCGGTGGCCAAATGCACTTGGCGTCCCGCCAGATGCAGGTCCTCGGCGATCTGGGCGCCCGACTGGCCGGACCCGACAACCAGGACCCCTCCCGGGGGCAATTGCCCCGGGTTGCGATACGCATTCGAATGGATCTGCACGATGGCCTTATCGATCCTTTCCGCGGCGCGCGGCACGATAGGCGTGTGGTAACCGCCGGAAGCCACCACGACCTGCCCGGCCGTGCACTCGCCCGCGCTGGTACGCAGCTCGAAGCCGCTTTCGCCCGACGGCCGCGCCAGCGTGACTTCCACGCCCTCCAGGGCGGGCGCGGCCACCTTGGCGACGAAGCCGGCCAGATAGTCGTTGATCGCGTCACGCGTCATGAAACCGTGGGGGTCGTCGCCATCGTAAGGGTGCCCGGGCAGCGCGCACTGCCAGTTCGGCGTGACCAGGCTGAACGCGTCCCAGCGCTGCGTGCGCCAGGTATGCGTCAGGCGGTGCTTCTCGAGGACGACGTGCGGGATCCCCTGGCGCGTCAGGTAATAGCTGAGGGAAAGCCCCGCCTGCCCGCCGCCGACGATGGCGACGGGATAGTGGGCGTCGAGCGGATCGGAGCTGCTGGAATTCGACATGATGGCTGCCTGTGGGAAGGATGGTCAGGGGGCGTCCGAGAAGGACACCACGGTCACGCGGCCGGGTTCGTTCGTATGAAGCGCGCCGCGCGCTTCCAGGATCTCCAGCTGGTCCGCCGCGCGCGAACAGGCGAAGCCGAACTTCAGCCGGACACGTTCGCTGGCGATCTCCAGCGCGATGCGGACGCGCGACATGAAGTCGTCGACCTCGTATGCGGTACCGGGAACGAAGTAGTCCTTGATGACCAGGGAAGGCGAATAGCACTCGGTTTCGCTGCCGTCGGGCCAACGGACGAGGAAATGCATGGCGGGCATGGTGCGTCTCCGGTTCACGTCGCGACGCAATGCGCCGCTTCGTAGAGTTCGGCATGCCGCGACGCGCTGGCCTGCCATGAATGGCGCGCCAGCAGGGCCGCCGCATCGGGGGTGTCGTCCAAAGCGTCCTGCATGGCGCGCGCGATGGAATCGACGGATTCGGGATCGGCGAAACGGCAATCGGCGGGCGTCAGGTATTCCGTGAACGGCCGGCGGTTAGACACCACCGCCGGCGTACCGCACGCAAGCGCCTCCAGCACGGCCAGGCCGAAGCCTTCGCGCAATGACGGCATGACCAGCACATCGGCCAGCCGGTAGAGCGCCGGCATGTGGGTGTCGGGCACGGCACCCGTCAGCACGACCGGTGCCGTCACGCCGTGCCCCGCCACGCCGGACAGCACGCGGCGGAACTCGTCCGCATAGCGGTCGTGGTCGAGAAGGCTGGCGCCGCCCGCCACCACCAGCTGCGCGTCGGCATGCGTGCGGCGGACCTCCATGAAGGCATGCAGGATGGCCAGCGTATTCTTGCGCGCCTCCACCCCTCCCACGGCCAGGAATACCGGGCCATCCGCCCGGATGCCATGGCGCTCGGCCACCGACGCGTCGCCGGCGTCGCTGCGCGCATGGAAACGCCGCGGATCCACGCCGTTGGCGACGCGCCGCGCCTCGATCCCATGGTGCCTGGCAAGGTACTCCACCCAGGTATCGCTGACACAGTAAACATGCGCGGCGCGCTCGAAAGCACGAGCCTGCCAGGCCGTCAGGCAAGGATCGTCGAACTCGTCCAGGTGATGCACCGTGCGTGCGTAGCCCGGGACGATGCCGAGGTCCGCCAGATCCGCCAGCGCATTGCCGCTGATGCTGTCCTGGGCATGCAGGATGTCATAGCCCTGCCCCGGCAAGTGATGACGCAGGTGGGCCACGTAGGCATCGATGCGTGCCCGGACCATGGCGCGCATGCCCGGACCGTGCGGCGCCAACGCCGCCAACGACGTCCGGCACCGAGGCCGACGAAAGAACGCCTGCCCGGGCGTTGCGGGCGCGAAAACCGTAACGTCATGCCCCAGGTCCGTCAGGCCGTCGGCCAGTTCCAGGGTATGGACCACGCCGCCTCGCGGATTGACCGAATGGGTCAGCAAGCCGATCTTCATGATTGCCCCTCGGCGGCCGCCACGGGCGCGGGCATATCGCCATCCAGGATGAATCCCTCGCGGTCCAGATCCCAGAACGGCATGCTTTCGCGACCCATCGTCAATACCACCGACCGGTCCTTCGTCACC
Above is a genomic segment from Bordetella genomosp. 11 containing:
- a CDS encoding hemerythrin domain-containing protein — its product is MIRLDHTHVLTTFHRYRAGIPPSRKAGLVGVICTALEIHATLEEEIFYPALRAVTDDEVLRKSVPEHMEMRRLIDELRAMAPTDPRYDETVMALMRDVIHHVADEETVLLPAAERLFSETRLQELGGEMTRRRLRLAGPRAPQIARDMARGMPVATFAMGALAALAVGCVLRAGRH
- a CDS encoding mannose-1-phosphate guanylyltransferase/mannose-6-phosphate isomerase, which codes for MPPVGADTRVAVVLAGGIGSRLWPLSNGEEPKQLARALASPSLLQRTVARLRRCASLPGHDTPMLVVCGAAHAQLTSEQLDEAAPGQWELLLEPVRRNTAPALTAAALWAARRYGDPIMIVSPADHHIDDEPALQASIAQSCRLASAGKAVSLGVDPRHPETGYGYIEIGESADEHGARVMRAFREKPDRATAAGYVEDGRHFWNTGILILRASLWLSLVGQYEPAILAACEAALPSLPKESVRHALDARAFGASPTRSIDHGVMERLPARMPHLPVVVPLRSAWSDLGSWDALWRVAGHDGRGNASRGEVALRDVEDSLVYAHTRQVVCLGLKDIVVVETAQAVLVAERGRAQELGQFAQGEAVAERAGDTQGGAVRPWGRYEVLSESTGYRVKRLFVEPGHSLSLQRHRHRSEHWMVLRGQAQVTLDGRIFTLAPGGSVSIPEGALHRLANAGSACLEVLETQLGDHCDERDIERVADRYGRA
- the scpA gene encoding methylmalonyl-CoA mutase; amino-acid sequence: MPNPYPGTTAMPPRKDLYTPRDLRDIDHLDTRPGAYPFVRGPYETMYTERPWTIRQYAGFAGARESNAFFHALLSGGAQALSVAFDLPTHRGYDSDHPMAAADVGVAGVAIDSVEDMERLFDGIALDRVSVSMTMSGAVLPVLGSFILAARERGIPQERLAGTIQNDILKEFMVRNTYIHAPGPSMRIAGDVVEYVARHMPRFNAMSISGYHFQEAGADGPLELALTLANARAYLRMLAERGMKVDDFCRNLSFFFGVGMDFFGEIAKLRAARILWSDIVRAHGGSTPRSQAMRMHCQTSGWSLTAADPLNNAARTTLEAMAAVFGGTQSLHTNACDEAWALPSDAAARLARNTQLILQHEAGLCGVVDPWAGSYMMERLTADTVQTVRVLMEEIDAAGGVLAALESGWLTRRIHIAASRTQAAIDSGERRIVGVNAFQDDAAQALSGLRGDAQPVEMRRIDGRQIRAEQAARLAALRARRDGGKVEAALDRLAGLAERGNGNLLEATISALEVRATVGECTAALERVWPRYRARPEFSAGAYSGARPPDDPAWSAACKTVDAMRRRDGRGPSVLIVKLGQDGHDRGAKAVAAALADAGFRVHLGGLFDTPESAADEAARLGVEAVGVSSLAGAHLELVPRLARCLRERAMDHVPLVLGGVVPDADRAALVEAGVAAIFTPGTPMDAVVRGLARVIEAARARGEHAGTRHGVDTAIPLADAAGPAWEQQWRGR
- a CDS encoding Pnap_2097 family protein, whose amino-acid sequence is MTMDTSLSRCYTAGMPQLAYSGLSENWLLKECGDVHWERLAQAHGLPLPDFRDASGKRAYAAFTRVRVSEGALDRIAVNDAFHIDSGLAPAGHAQFFSRHLARGPSGRLARVEMLSAFVYRQARGDNRSVARAALTAVESWRPRAHSPGPDEAQDYAEAARVRRRIARDDRDARTAAAGPAGIPLEWRCSPCPDTDFNGASFLYFATFAALVDRAEWQFFRPFPLLAVTSRDVHYYGNVNLGEDVAVRCLEWTREPDGALAHRCGVFRATDGAWIAEVFTRKRPAAPLDSD
- a CDS encoding MSMEG_0569 family flavin-dependent oxidoreductase yields the protein MSNSSSSDPLDAHYPVAIVGGGQAGLSLSYYLTRQGIPHVVLEKHRLTHTWRTQRWDAFSLVTPNWQCALPGHPYDGDDPHGFMTRDAINDYLAGFVAKVAAPALEGVEVTLARPSGESGFELRTSAGECTAGQVVVASGGYHTPIVPRAAERIDKAIVQIHSNAYRNPGQLPPGGVLVVGSGQSGAQIAEDLHLAGRQVHLATGDAPRCARFYRGRDVVDWLADMRYYDMPVEKHPLREGVRDNTNHYVTGRDGGRDIDLRRFALEGMQLYGPLTDADAGVVRFAPTLADNLDRADQVYNGINASIDKHIAARGVPGVPPPSVYEPVWRPAGERTELDLHAAGIGSIIWCIGFRPDFAWVDAPVFNGRGQPVHARGVTGQKGLYFLGLPWLHTWGSGRFSGIARDAEYLAGHLSRLHAQADGRQSPGAMAA
- a CDS encoding MSMEG_0570 family nitrogen starvation response protein gives rise to the protein MPAMHFLVRWPDGSETECYSPSLVIKDYFVPGTAYEVDDFMSRVRIALEIASERVRLKFGFACSRAADQLEILEARGALHTNEPGRVTVVSFSDAP
- a CDS encoding MSMEG_0565 family glycosyltransferase; translation: MKIGLLTHSVNPRGGVVHTLELADGLTDLGHDVTVFAPATPGQAFFRRPRCRTSLAALAPHGPGMRAMVRARIDAYVAHLRHHLPGQGYDILHAQDSISGNALADLADLGIVPGYARTVHHLDEFDDPCLTAWQARAFERAAHVYCVSDTWVEYLARHHGIEARRVANGVDPRRFHARSDAGDASVAERHGIRADGPVFLAVGGVEARKNTLAILHAFMEVRRTHADAQLVVAGGASLLDHDRYADEFRRVLSGVAGHGVTAPVVLTGAVPDTHMPALYRLADVLVMPSLREGFGLAVLEALACGTPAVVSNRRPFTEYLTPADCRFADPESVDSIARAMQDALDDTPDAAALLARHSWQASASRHAELYEAAHCVAT